In Comamonadaceae bacterium OS-1, a single window of DNA contains:
- the cyoC gene encoding cytochrome bo(3) ubiquinol oxidase subunit 3, protein MSDMTVTSSVGTANVPSNMQFYETTEQHPENGTLLGFWMYLMSDCLIFACLFAVYAVVGRSYAAGPSGADLFDLPLVALNTSMLLLSSITYGFAMLEMQKNRLKPTIVWLLITGLLGAAFIGLELYEFTHLIHEGAGPQRSAFLSAFFTLVGTHGLHVTFGIVWLVTLVFQLGKHGLIPENRRRLMCLSMFWHFLDVVWIGVFTFVYLMGVL, encoded by the coding sequence ATGTCTGATATGACCGTCACCTCCTCCGTAGGCACCGCCAACGTGCCCAGCAATATGCAGTTTTACGAAACCACTGAGCAGCACCCCGAGAACGGCACCTTGCTGGGTTTCTGGATGTACCTGATGAGCGATTGCCTCATCTTCGCCTGCCTGTTTGCGGTGTATGCCGTGGTGGGCCGCAGCTATGCGGCCGGGCCGTCCGGTGCCGACCTGTTCGACCTGCCACTCGTGGCGTTGAACACCTCGATGCTGTTGCTGTCCTCCATCACCTATGGTTTTGCCATGCTGGAGATGCAGAAAAACCGCCTCAAACCGACCATCGTGTGGCTGCTCATTACCGGGCTGCTGGGTGCGGCCTTCATCGGCCTGGAACTATATGAGTTCACCCACCTCATCCACGAAGGCGCAGGCCCGCAGCGCAGCGCGTTTTTGTCGGCCTTCTTCACCCTGGTGGGCACGCACGGCCTGCACGTCACGTTCGGCATCGTCTGGCTGGTTACCCTGGTGTTCCAGCTCGGCAAGCACGGTCTAATCCCCGAGAACCGCCGCCGCCTGATGTGTCTGTCAATGTTCTGGCACTTTCTGGACGTGGTCTGGATTGGCGTATTCACCTTTGTCTATCTGATGGGAGTGCTGTAA
- the cyoD gene encoding cytochrome bo(3) ubiquinol oxidase subunit 4: MGAHTEHDHHGSHDHGDHGHGDSGSHSTLKGYVTGFVLAVVLTVIPFWLVMGKVFDKPHVTAIVILAIAAVQIVVHMIYFLHMTSKLEGGWSLLALIFTLMLLVIMLTGSIWVMYHLNANMMPVSAHDMKNMP, translated from the coding sequence ATGGGCGCGCATACTGAACACGATCACCACGGTAGCCACGACCATGGCGACCACGGCCACGGTGACTCCGGCAGCCACAGTACCCTAAAAGGCTATGTGACCGGCTTCGTGCTGGCCGTGGTCTTGACGGTCATCCCCTTCTGGCTGGTGATGGGCAAGGTGTTTGACAAGCCCCACGTGACCGCCATCGTGATTCTGGCGATTGCAGCAGTGCAGATCGTGGTGCACATGATTTACTTTCTGCACATGACCAGCAAGCTCGAAGGCGGCTGGTCGCTACTAGCACTGATCTTCACACTGATGCTGTTGGTCATCATGCTGACCGGCTCCATCTGGGTGATGTACCACCTGAACGCCAATATGATGCCAGTGTCGGCGCATGACATGAAGAACATGCCTTGA